The sequence below is a genomic window from Cucumis melo cultivar AY chromosome 5, USDA_Cmelo_AY_1.0, whole genome shotgun sequence.
ACTTGTGGCCTCTGCTAACATGAGCCGGATAAGTCTTCTCAATGATtgagtttttatatttttcatgaaACATAGAAGTAGAAGTAGAATAGAGTTGGTTGTAGTTTACCTATTTGATAAATTGACAAAGGCAGCCACTACCCACACTGGGCTTTTGCTTTTCCAAGAGGGCCTGCCTTTCTATTTAAATGGGTTCCCCTTCCCATTTCGGCCTTCAAAACACTACTCCGACCCCATGTCCCTTTCTATGCTCTCTCACATTAATGATTGAGTTTGCTTCTTTTCGGTAGTTATTACTTGCCCCAGGTCCAAAACATTAATAAATATAGTATactataaaaaagaaattatatatatcataagTACAAGGGTATTAGTGATAAACTATATCACTAGTAGTAGAAGTCTATTAACATAGAGATAGATTTTCCTAtgtttgtaatttatttaaaatgttaatatcCACTCGATACTCATCTtcgttattttttatttttttaattaattttaatttttttttacaaaaacaaTTATCTCTATAAATGTTAAGAATACTATTTTTTGTCCCTACACTTTAAAATATCTAAATTAATCTTAAATTTGGCCTCTGTTCATCCCATTTGATTTGTAATCCAAAATtgttataaaaacaaaaaaaaagaaaaaaatcagtAGAAAACAAAAGCATATTCTTTTTAAttccaatttaaaattttaaaacttgaattcaaaattcagaattTGTGTTTGGTTGTAATTTTAAGTTGTAACAGTGAATCTAACCTCCATaattagcaaaattttaaacaacattttgttaattttgaaaatagaatatttcAAGGACTGTTTTTTAATACACCAAATACATTTTAGttgtttttattatatttcacATTTTTAAGAACGTAAAAATGAAAACGAATCACAGCCTAAACAAAACCTaatttgttgtttctttttttcttaaaaaaaaaaaagacattatCTATCGCCCTTCCCTCTATGAATTTGTGAATTTATAGATTTCTAACtttataaaaataaacttaactttttaaatttcagtttatttaatatttaaaaacttaGGAATATGGTAAGAATAtgtcaaatataacaaaaaaaaaacaaaaaaaaaattacaaatgtaAAATTTGAAGTGAAATAGGAgagataaaagaaaaggaagtttAATTTTAGATTCGGATTGAAGAAGTAGCAGGAAGAGGGGGTAGAATATATTTGAGTGGATGTGGTGGTGATGATGATGGCCTTGAAGTTGCGGCGACAATGGGTGGTAGGGTGGTTGGGCTTGGTGGTAGCTGTGTGGATGCagataatgttattttgtcCCATATCCCCAGATTCAGACTCAGTTATTGAATTGCCTTCTTCCTCCTTAACACCCTTGAACAAGGAGTTGCAGAAATTAGTTAAATTAGGAGAGGGTTTTGTGAAGGATGCAGAAGATGTTTGTGTGGATGAATCAGCAGGTATTGTGTATGTGGGTTCCAGGAATGGGTGGATCAACAGATTACATCCCAACGGATCTTGGGAGAATTGGAAGAACGCCCACTCCCAAACTCTCCTTGGGCTCGCTCCTTCCCCATCCAACCACCAATGGGGAATCCTCGTCTGTGATACTCAAAAGGTTAACTAAATTAAATGCTTCTACTTCTACTACCCAATTtaacaataatataatataacgTAACTTGCTTCTGCCATAGGGCATCCTTAAAGTGAATGAAGATGGATGTTCTGTCCTTGTTTCTTCTCATGTGAACCAAACCAGAATGATAAggtaataaataaatagtaatGGCTTTGTTTCTGGGCTTTAAGCTTAATGATTTATTGTGTGAAATGAATGGGGCTGGAGAAGCAGCTTTGCAGACGATGTGGTGGAGGCGGCGGATGGCAACATTTACTTGAGCGATGCAAGCTCTAAATTTGGACTTCATAATTGGTATTTGGACTTTCTGGAAGCTAAGCCTCACGGTCGCCTCCTTAAGTACGATCCTTCCTCACACCAAATATCAACCCTTCTCGATAATCTCCATTTCGCCAATGGCGTTGCTCTCTCTGCAGACCAGAGTTATGTGGTCGTCTGTGAAACTTTCaagtaatttaattactttGCAACTCTTACTTAAATGCAACTTGGAACCTTTCATCCatcattaataaaaaatatttctttctcTTAACTCTAGATATAGATGTGTCAAGTATTGGGTGAAGGGACAAAAACAAGGGGAAACCGAAATATTGATAGACCATCTTCCAGGAGCGCCTGATAACGTAAACCTAGCCCCGGACGGCTCCTTTTGGATAGCTCTACTCCACCCGATTCGTGATGGGTGGGAGTTGGTTGTGAGGTCTAAGATGGCGAGGTACATTCTGGCCACTTTTCCCAATTTGTGTGACCTGCTTGTAAATGGCGTACGGCGGAGAGCAACGGTGGTTAAAGTGGGAGAGAACGGGAGGATACTTAGGAAACTGGACGATCCTGATGGCAAGGTTATCTCCTTCCTCACAAGCGCTGTGGAGTTCCAGGATCATCTTTACTTGGGGAGTCTCAATGCCGACTTCCTCGGCAAACTGCCTTTAACGGACACCTGACCTATGTGCACTCTCTCTTCTCTTTTGTTTAACTGCCATGGCTATATTCTCCCAACCTAAAAAGTTAACCATAACCTTTAGTTTGGTTGTCTAAAGAATGCATGCATCGCACTAATATATTTTCTGCAGTTCTTTAATTTTGAACTTAACTACAATTTGGTCCTTTTAATTTCAATCTGGTACCTGTACGTCGGTTGAAAATTTCACAAATCGTCTTCATTGTGTTTTGCCAACCTAAAcattaataaaatcaatatcaAAGTAGTAAACTAGCATGTGACAAGGAAAAAGGGTAGTTAATATGGTATTAGAAGGGTTAATTTGTGAACTTTGACCAAACCATAAAATTTAGGCAACCAAACTCTGCGGACAATTGCCTTTTGCCTGGTGGATAGATGAGCCATAGCTCCAACTGACCTTCTGTGGATCAGTGGTCGTTAAGAAAACCTGAGATTAAACTACCAGTATCCAATTCCGCCATCTTGGAGTAATATAGAACAGATTCAAAAGTGTTTCCAAGCAAAACCTCTTCAATTTTAACAATTTACAATAAGTAACAATGACATCCTTGTCATGAGCATATCATTCATCCATCTTTTGAGTTCTGTTCTTCATCGTTGGCCCaagaaaacaataacaaaacaaaagaaaatttttggAGACAAGAAAGTCTACCGCAACCTCCCCCTCTTCACTGGATCCTTTTCATCTCTGTTGAGGGAGTGCCCATGTGATTTATTTGATTGATTCGCCTTTTCCTTTATACCATTAACAAATTCTGAGAATGAAGGAATTGAAGGCAAAGAAACAGCAGGGGAAGCCTTTCGCTCTGCCACTTTAGTCGCTGAAGTTTCCAAAACTAGGTTGCTGCTACAAAATTCTTCATTACTCATTACTAACTTCGGGAGATCCAACACTGGGGATGGCGATGGCAATGCAGGAAGTTCTCTATTCTTCTCTGAACAACGGTTATCAGCGATGCTAAGCCGATTGGTCAACTCTGTAGAACTTGCTGTCCACAGCCACCGCACTGTACTTGCAACTTGTGAATAATAGAATGATTTCCCTGCTCTTCCATATTTCTCGTAGCACTCATGCTCAAGAAAACAAGCATATCTTTCCACTTCGATCCTGAAAGAATTCCAATCCAGATGAAAAATTTTAAACCATGTATAACTGTATGAGTTGGCTGAACTAAAATCCATAATACGAGCATGCACGCTCCTGTGTCACTAAGGGGTGAACTAGTTTAGTTACCAGGAGAAATACATGGTATTTATTATCGATAAATGACATCAACAATGCTGTTAGTGTTATTGTTGTCCACTGTTCAATTGGTGGACATGACACAAAATGAAAATCGGTCAACTGATTATCTCAAGAAAATGAGCGTCTAAGTAAAATCAGAAAAGCAACGGACGTTTTTTTGCCACTTCATAATTCAATGAAGAAATAATAAAATCTCTGCCATCTTAAAAAGCACGGCAACTTACTTGGTGCTCCCAAGCCGTTGTTGAGCCTGCTCTAGAGAATTCTCTAATCTCTCCCTGCTAGCTTTCCTAAGTGATGTAGATACACTATTCTTGTCATGTTTATCATTCTGCCGTGAAGTATATACTCCATCAGGAAAAAAGCAAGCATACTAGGAGAATCCAACATGAATGGACAAATCCAATAATAATCACGATAAAGTAAATACAATCGATCTCCCAACATGTAACGGAAACTCTCACAAGAGAATATATACAAAAAGACGTACTTACAAAAAGCCCGTTAAAAGTTATGTTCAATTACAAAATTAGCATGCTATTCGATCTCTGAACTTTGAAAATGTCTAGAAGGTTcctaaatttttaataatatgtCAGTAAGTCCCAAAatctcaaaagaaaaatatctaaAGGTCCTTGAACTTTCGATTTTGTTCTCGATAGGTCCTAAATtttttgttagaattagtgggcaaGTATGTTGAAAGCCCAAgggtaattttgtaatttatgtTACCTTAATTATTCTTCCCTCTTTTAGTTAGGTTCTTGTTCCCAGTTAAGTTCCCCCTTGTATTTTGTGTTGTATAAGTAAACAATAAGAAACTCTCTCTCATGGCTTTTCTCCATGTACTAGGATTTCACATAAATCTTATGTTAGCTCTTTGTGGttactttcaatatggtattAGAGAGGAATAACGTCGAAACCTTAGACCCTAATCTTGATGGAACCTAAACAGAGGAGAGCCTCACTACTAGCGAGACAGTAGTTGGTATCAACGTCGGCATCATTGCCACCATGGACGACCTGTTCCGTCACCTTCAAAACATGCCGACGAGTGTTCCCCTTTAGCCACACGTGATGCCGAGTGAAGGTTTCAGCAAGCCCCAACAAGTTCACGTCCACGAGCCGCTGATTGCTTCTTTCTAGCCGCTGCCCAGTGTGCAGTCGCAACCTAACCCAGCCACCGATTACACCCTTGCCGCAAATCCTAACCAACCATCGCAACCTACCTAGCCACCGATTACTCCCTTGCCGCAAACTACCACCAGCCGCAACCTACCCTTGCTGCAAACCCTAACCAGACGCTAGCCACCACCCTGCTACACACCCTAAATCACAAGTTGCCGCAAACTCTAATAAATCTTTGCACCATCCGAGCCATGTAATTTTTCACCACTACCCGCCAACACCTATACCTCACTGGAAAATCTGCCCAATTGTCACCCCAAAGTTAGTAACCACCACACCCAGTCAGAATTTGAAATTGGTGAGTCCTCGACCCAATCTAAACCAAAAGTGCAGGATACCACCAACAATTGGCTATGTTTTGATAGCAACTTGCAGCGTTTGAGGCGACTTTTAGAGCTTCTGCACACCTCTAGTCCTAGCATTCCAACCAACTTGCTGACATATTCTGAGAATCCGATAACTTTGTTCCCTAATTTATCCGTTACTTACGTGCCTGGTTCTATGGCACAGAGTACATGAGTTCCTACAAGGGAGAAGCTGAATGGCCAAAACTACTTCTCTTGGTCACAATCGGTTAAAATGATCCTTGAGGGACGCCTCAAATTTGACTTTCTAACGGAAGAGATACCTCGCCCTCCACCAAGTAATTCCTAGGAACCTTTCTGGGAAGGGGAGTATTGATAgtagagatgaagaagaaacaCACATTTTACATGGAAACCCTAGTTCAGGGTGAAAGTCCATAGTGCAAATctatcttattattttcttacaTAACTAATGATACAGGGGAGCATTACTTTATAGGCAATAAAGGCCTAATTAAAATAACGAAAGTTAATTAGGGCAACATAAAAGACTAAAATACCTTTAGGCTTTCAATATACAacaagcccactaattctaacactccccctcaagttgggtcGTAAATGTCAAAAAGACCCAATTACgacccaacttgctaacacaagaACCGAAGCTCTGTTTGAGAAGCCTTTTTATCATAATATCAGCAATTTATTGGCTTGAAGGTGTGTAAGGAATGCAAATGCTACCACTGTCCAATTTCTCTTTGATAAAGTGTCTATCAATGTCCACACGTTTAGTTCTCTCATGTTGGACCGGGTTATTGGCAATGTTGATGGTCACCTTATTTTTGCAAAAAAGTTTCATAGGCACCTCATTATCTTGATGAAGATTAGATAGCACCTTCTAGAGCTAAATTTTCTCACAAATTCCCAAACTCATGGCCCTATACTCATCTTCAGTACTGCTCCTAGCAACAACTCCTTGCTTCTTACTTCTCCAAGTAACAAGATTGCCCCACACAAAAATATAGTACCAGAGGTTGATAATCAACAATGGACCCTACGAAGTTAGAATCTGTATAGGCCTCAATACACCTTTTGTCAGTTTTCCTAAATCTCAACCCCTTACTAGGAGTTGCTTTTAAATACTCTAGAGTTCTGTTTATAGCCTCTATATGTTCTTCGTAAGGAGTCTGCATGAACTAACTAACAGTACTCACAACATATGAGATGTCAGGCCTAGTGTGAGATAAATAAATCAGTTTTTCCACCAGGTGCTGATATTTCTCTCTGTCAATCGGAATTTTTTCACCTATATCCTTGAGTTTGGCATTGAACTCAAAAGGTGTATCAGCGAGACGGCATCCTAACATTCTTGTCTCAGTTAACAAATCAATGGTGTATTTCCTCTAGAATACAGATATGCCCTCTCTAGATCTGGAATTTCCATCCTAAGAAAGTATTTCAGACTCCTAAAGTCTTTAATTTTAAACTCATCCCTCATCTTCTTTTTTAGTTGGAGGATCTCATTGGTGTGATCCCCACATAGAACAAAATCATCAACATAGATTATAAAAATTGTAATTTTCCAGAACTAAGGGacttttgtaaataaagtgtGATCAGAGTGCCTCTGAGTGTACCCTTGAGACTTGACAAATGAGGTAAATCTGTCAAATCAAGCTCTTGGTGGCCATTTCAATCCATACACGGACTTTCGAAGTTTTCAAACATGATGGTCAAATTAGGATTCGAATCCTAGTGGAGGACTCATATACACTTCCTCTTCTAAATCCCCATTTAGGAACACGTTCTTAACATCAAGTTGTTTTAGAGGTCACTCTTTATTCACAACAACAGACAGCAAGACCCTAGCAATGTTTAAATTTGCAACAGGAGAGAAAGTCTCAAAGTAGTTAACCCTATAAGTCTGAGTGAgtccttttgcaactaacctgGCCTTATGTTTGTCAAGagtaccatctgctttgtactTGATAGTAAACAtccatttgcatcctacagttttataTCCCTTAGGAAGAGTGCAGAGCTCCCAAGTCTTGTTCTTTCCAGGGCTCTCACTTCTTCCATGACTGCAATTTTTCACTTTGGGCATTCAAAGGCAACATGAATATTATTGGGTATTGTTGTAGAGTCAAGGCTGGCTATAAAGGCTCTGAACTGAAGAAATAGGTTCTTATAAGAAACATAGTTAGCAACAGAGTGCTTTATGCAGGACCCGATACCCTTCCTTAATGCAATAGTCAGATCAAGAGACGTTCCTTCCTTAGTGCAATAGTCAGATCAAGAGACGAATAATACGTACTGATATTTTCTAAACGGTTCATTCGTAGTAAATTGTGCACTGACCTCATTCCCATCATCACTGCCCTATCCATCTGAAATGATCTCAGTATCAACACTACCCTGTTCACCTATATTTTCAAGAATAGTTGTCTCGGACCTGTCACTTTCACTCATTTTACTGTCGATATATGAGGAAAAAGAATTTGTCATACCTTGATCTCGTAAAGGTTTAGAGTCTTGGATCGGAGCCAACTGAATAGTAGgagacccaacttcctttctaagattcctcctatagtaggttttccaaggaacttggttCATAGGTAGGACCGTGTTGTGAGGATCTGGACTAGATAGGGTAACAAGAGTAGGAGTGGTAGACTCCAAGGAAATCGCCTAATTAAACTCTTCACTCTCACTCTCCCCAAGAAGTAGGCTAATGGGAAAGAAATGACAACCCTCAAGAAATGTGACATCCATGGAAACAAAGTACTTACGAGAAGACAGATGAAAGCATTTATAGCCTCGTTGGTGCAGAGGGTAACCAACAAAAACACATGTCTGAGTCCGAGGGGTAAACTTAGTTGGGTTAGGGTCATGGTTATGAACATAGGTTGAGCACCCGAATACACGAAGAGGAACATCAGAAAGGAGGCGGGTAAAGGAATATGACTCTTTAAGAACTCTAAGGGGGTCTGGAAATGTAGGACACGAGAAGACATCCAGTTGATAAGATGGGTGGCAGTAAGAACAATGACGCCCCAGAGATAGGAAGAAAGGGAAGTAGACAAGATAAGAGAACGAGCTACTTCCAAAAGGTGACGGTTTTTACGCTTGGCTACCCCATTTTATTGGGGGTATAGGAACATAAATTTTGGTAGAGAATCCTTTTGGCAAAAACTCATCGAGGGTATGGTTTTCGAACTCACGACCATTGTCACTCTATAAAATAGCAATCTTTGCATTGAAATGCGTCTCTATGGTGTGATAGAATCCCTAAGACGGAGGTGAACTCGGATTTGTTGGAGACGGGTATGATCATTAATAATAAAGATTACAAACCATAGTTTTCCAGATGAGGTAGTTATCTTGAATGGTCCCCTGACATCACTATAAATGGGTTGGTTTGTATGGTTGTGAAGGAAAAGAGACCTAATGTTGTTTGGCTCGAATACATATGTCACAAGATAAGGTGGGCGCATCAAGTTTGGAGAAAAGAtgagaaaataaatgttttatatattaaaaattaggGTGGCCTAAACGAAAATGCCACGGCATATAATCTTTCCTTTTTTAACTAGGCTCTTGTATTTTCCCCTTACATTATTTGTTGCATAAGTAAATAATAAGAAAACTCTCTCCTGTGGTTTTTTTCCATGTACTAGGGTTTCCACTTAAATCTTGTGTTAGTTCTTCGTAGTTACTTTCatacttttaattttgtgttcaATAGATCCTTGGCTTATTCAACACATTTTAAAATTCATGGACCTACTAAACACAATCAAAATTTTAGGCTCCCATTAGACATAAAATACAATTTTATATCAATAGATcattatttttagaaatttagaaCAAGCAAGGACCTAATGGACACAAAGAACAAAGGGTCGTTTGGGACAAAGATTATTTAGGACTATAATAATCACCTATTGTTACAGTAAACACTATTTAAAAATCTCCAATTAGCTACAGTAAACACTATTTCAAAACTCCCAATTTGCTACAGTTTTTACTATTTgacattcatcatttttttattctttgcaACAGTGTTTACCATTTttttatcaaactaaaatagtcTGCAtaccaaacacaaactattataacccaaactaaaataatctacaccTCAAACACAAGTTATTCTAATCAAACTATAATAACCTAGGACTATAATAACTCATTCCTTGCCTTAAACACCCCCTAAAAgagaattaattttttaaaaaagaaaaactctaTTGTTCCTCTCACCCCAGAATAGCACATAcgagtaagaaaaaaaaaatgaatcttttcaaaaaagggaAAAGGGTGGAGAAGCTCTTTGATCATATGTCCCTGCAATGGGATAGCAAGAAACcgaacaatttgaaagaaggcACTCTAAAAGGCTTTCACGAACTCACAACTCCAAAGAATGTGATCCAGGTTTTCCTCTGCCTTTTGACAGAGAATGAAAAAAATAGACCAACAAACGAAAACATCTTCCTTACAAGTTGATCCAAATTGTTAATCCTGAGCTCCACCAAACTAAAAACTTAAACACCACTCTATATTTAGAGGAAGACAAGTGGAAGAGATGTGGAAGCAATGACCCGAGTGCACCACCTAGATCGAtatgcttttatttttttttgctcTTTGTATTCCctttgtactttgagcattgGGATGTGTTTGGAAtacattttcaagtgtttaaattaaaaaataagtcattttaaaaataattggaGTGTTTAATAATCACTTAAAATAACTTTTGAAGTTTATTTTAATCAATTTTGTTAGaagtgtttaaataaaaatgattttttggaaaaatatttttctcttAAGTCAATTCAAATGGGCACTTAGTCTCATTTCATTAATTTAATGAAGAGACGTTTCTGTTtcccagaaaaaaaaaagaatcggGGGGAAAAAAGAAACGATGAAACCAAACCTGTTTAACTGAAATCTTGTTCTGGTAATAGTTTTCTTCTGCACGCTCTAGAAGTGCCATCTTTTCATTTAGTCCTGATTTCTTTAGAGACTTCATCCTAGTTAGGCTTTTGACAACCTCAGTATCATCTGGAAATTTGCgaaaatttaaactaaaaatatgcattaatataataaatactCAAACCCGACCCACCACATTATATACAAATGAAGCTACGTGGCTGGAAGAGAAGGAGAGCAATCGAGTCCATTCAAAGGATTTATACCATCAGAATTTGATATATCTTCTCCAGATCCACTTGCTTCATCCTTGAGATTCCAAAATTCAGAAAACTCATCTTCATCGTCTGCATTCGATCTGGtttttatcattaaaaaaaaacaattctgAGTCAGTGACAGCCCATTGTGCATGGTTCAATGGtcaacatatttaattaaaagttagaGGTTCAAATCCTCAGACTCACTTATTTGTTGTACTCAAAAGAAGACTTATAAGTAACTAAATCAAGGATTTGAGACAGCATTTAGTACAAGATATCAATGCTCATTTAGGATAGTAACAACTTCCATTAACCCTCTACGGTCCAAAATCTTGAAATGAGAAATTTGATGACAATAAGAATCAAGCTGATATTTGTAATTAGATaaacaaaagattaaaaataagGATGATTGAACTCTCCAATTCCAGGCTACTTGGAATATTTAACCAATATTTGCTTACCTCTCTAGCTTCCCTAACTTTATTCATAATCACCATTCCAACAACAAACACTCTAGTAACATTCCCATCAGACGAATGTGGGGGAATTACCACTACGTCTAAATCCAGGGACATAACAAATGACAAGGAAAAGGATCCATAGTTAGATACTTGTCGATCAGTCTTAGGCACACCTTAGGTTTCCAAGCACTTCAAAATCCGTAAAactactaaaaaaatatatatttgtttgtattttttaagCTGCTCATGAATATCTACTAATCATCCACCTAACCGTACAACAAAATGAAGAAAGTAATAAGATATTACTTCAAGAAATAGGTGGCCTATAAGATTTACAGCTAGccttttcaataataaattttaaacattttaaacACTTTTAAGACAAGCACCTGCTGACAAAAATTCTGGAAGATGAATTATTTCGCCTAACAGCACAAGTAGTAAGCTCCTCCAAATAGGCAGCAACGATATTTGGGTGTTTGCAGGCATCACATGATCTACTACATATGGATGCAGGAACCTAGTCCAACAGTTACATAAACAATTATTAGCTGTTGGGACAATATTCAAGAGTTGAGAATAAAACTAACACCAATTGTACAAATAGACCTTCTGAAAGGTATCTAGCTTTCGATATTCTTATACAGTGAAAGAAACTTGCCCTAGGGCAAACTACAGACTCCTCAACCTCTAGGAAGGCTGAGACCTCTCTCTCGAGAAAGAATATGCAAAATAAAACCTACCTCACCCAGACTTCCCCTCCCACACATATTCTCTACCATCCGTAACTAACTGCGGTCCCCCACCATCTCACATGGATGTCCCACTCTCGCTAACATGAGCAATTGCTTTCCTGCCCTTACATTGATATTGAAATAAATTGAAGACCTAACACCTTCCTCCTACCTGTTCCCCAAAGCTCTCAAGAATTTGCTTCCTGCGACATCTGGAGCCCTCACAATACTCAACCATCTGCATTCAGTTGTGCCAGGACATCAAAATAATGGCAAAAAATATCATTGCAAATtacaaatgaagaagaaaatcacCTGAGTAAAGTCGGTTAAGGACTTCTCCGATTGCTTTTCTTGGGAGCTTGAAGATGGTAGGATCTTCTTATCAGCACTGGACCTATTTCTTATAATAAATTCCtgcaaaaatgaaaaaatgttAAATGAATCAATAGATCGTGTGAAATCAAATGCAGCCTAAAGAGAGAAGAGAACAGCAAGTTCAAGTTCAGAAATTAACCATTCTTCTGCGGTCTTCAATTCCATAGTATAACAGACTTTTAGAGGGTAATTGATCACGGCCAGCTCTAC
It includes:
- the LOC103498866 gene encoding ATP-dependent DNA helicase Q-like 3, with translation MKKSSLPLQSNIRPEKHKYSKESLTKLLRWHFGHSEFRGKQLETIEAVLSGKDCFCLMPTGGGKSVCYQIPALASNGMVLVVCPLIALMENQVMALKEKGISAEYLSSTQSTQAKNKIHEDLDSSKPTLRLLYVTPELIATSGFMAKLMKIYSRGLLNLIAIDEAHCISTWGHDFRPSYRKLSSLRSRLPNIPILALTATAVPKVQKDVIISLALENPLVLKSSFNRPNIYYEVRYKDLLDDPFADLCNQLKSSGDVCAIIYCLERAMCDQLSVYLAKHGISCAAYHAGLKNELRKSVLEDWISSKIQVVVATVAFGMGIDRKDVRVVCHFNIPKSMEAFYQESGRAGRDQLPSKSLLYYGIEDRRRMEFIIRNRSSADKKILPSSSSQEKQSEKSLTDFTQMVEYCEGSRCRRKQILESFGEQVPASICSRSCDACKHPNIVAAYLEELTTCAVRRNNSSSRIFVSRSNADDEDEFSEFWNLKDEASGSGEDISNSDDDTEVVKSLTRMKSLKKSGLNEKMALLERAEENYYQNKISVKQNDKHDKNSVSTSLRKASRERLENSLEQAQQRLGSTKIEVERYACFLEHECYEKYGRAGKSFYYSQVASTVRWLWTASSTELTNRLSIADNRCSEKNRELPALPSPSPVLDLPKLVMSNEEFCSSNLVLETSATKVAERKASPAVSLPSIPSFSEFVNGIKEKANQSNKSHGHSLNRDEKDPVKRGRLR
- the LOC103498888 gene encoding protein STRICTOSIDINE SYNTHASE-LIKE 4-like isoform X2 → MMMALKLRRQWVVGWLGLVVAVWMQIMLFCPISPDSDSVIELPSSSLTPLNKELQKLVKLGEGFVKDAEDVCVDESAGIVYVGSRNGWINRLHPNGSWENWKNAHSQTLLGLAPSPSNHQWGILVCDTQKGILKVNEDGCSVLVSSHVNQTRMISFADDVVEAADGNIYLSDASSKFGLHNWYLDFLEAKPHGRLLKYDPSSHQISTLLDNLHFANGVALSADQSYVVVCETFKYRCVKYWVKGQKQGETEILIDHLPGAPDNVNLAPDGSFWIALLHPIRDGWELVVRSKMARYILATFPNLCDLLVNGVRRRATVVKVGENGRILRKLDDPDGKVISFLTSAVEFQDHLYLGSLNADFLGKLPLTDT
- the LOC103498888 gene encoding protein STRICTOSIDINE SYNTHASE-LIKE 4-like isoform X1, which codes for MMMALKLRRQWVVGWLGLVVAVWMQIMLFCPISPDSDSVIELPSSSLTPLNKELQKLVKLGEGFVKDAEDVCVDESAGIVYVGSRNGWINRLHPNGSWENWKNAHSQTLLGLAPSPSNHQWGILVCDTQKGILKVNEDGCSVLVSSHVNQTRMISSFADDVVEAADGNIYLSDASSKFGLHNWYLDFLEAKPHGRLLKYDPSSHQISTLLDNLHFANGVALSADQSYVVVCETFKYRCVKYWVKGQKQGETEILIDHLPGAPDNVNLAPDGSFWIALLHPIRDGWELVVRSKMARYILATFPNLCDLLVNGVRRRATVVKVGENGRILRKLDDPDGKVISFLTSAVEFQDHLYLGSLNADFLGKLPLTDT